From the genome of Trichocoleus sp. FACHB-46, one region includes:
- the ycaC gene encoding isochorismate family cysteine hydrolase YcaC: MSTFKYNRLDKNNAAVLLVDHQTGLFSLVRDIGAADFKNNVLALASVAKFFNLPTVLSTSFEDGPNGVILPELKEKFPDATFIPRPGQINAWDNEEFIKAVEATGKKQLIIAGIVTDVCVTFCTLSALEAGYDVFVVTDASGTFNETCRDAAWDRMSRAGAQLVNWYSVVGELHRDWRNDIEGLGNLLAGFSPDYKNLMTSYAATSNAGSANRERLMTRV; encoded by the coding sequence ATGTCTACATTCAAGTACAATCGCCTAGATAAGAATAATGCTGCGGTTCTACTAGTGGATCACCAAACTGGACTGTTCTCGCTTGTGCGTGATATTGGTGCTGCCGACTTCAAAAATAATGTGCTAGCGCTAGCAAGTGTAGCCAAGTTTTTCAACCTGCCTACTGTTTTGAGCACTAGCTTTGAGGACGGTCCCAATGGAGTCATCCTGCCGGAACTGAAGGAGAAGTTTCCTGATGCTACCTTCATTCCGCGCCCCGGACAGATCAATGCTTGGGACAACGAGGAATTTATTAAAGCCGTAGAAGCAACTGGTAAGAAGCAATTGATTATTGCCGGAATTGTCACGGATGTCTGTGTCACTTTTTGCACACTTTCAGCATTGGAGGCAGGGTATGACGTTTTTGTTGTCACCGATGCCTCTGGCACCTTCAATGAAACCTGTCGCGATGCAGCTTGGGATCGGATGTCTCGTGCTGGCGCTCAGTTGGTCAATTGGTATAGCGTTGTGGGTGAATTGCACCGTGATTGGCGTAACGATATTGAAGGGCTAGGTAATCTCCTTGCAGGGTTTAGTCCTGACTACAAAAATCTAATGACGAGCTATGCAGCAACATCAAATGCTGGCTCTGCCAATCGCGAACGCCTCATGACTCGTGTGTAA
- a CDS encoding FMN-dependent NADH-azoreductase has protein sequence MTHILHLDASPRGDRSISRTLSKEFINQWKTTHPNDTITYRDIGHDPVPFVSEDWIAAAFTPSDQHTPELAAAIQVSNELIDEFLSADRYVFSIPMYNFSIPANFKAYLDQIVRAGRTFSVDETGYKGLVHNKKMTIIIAQGGAYPEGSPTHTYDLQTPYLKHIFGFIGITDIEFVYADSLNLGDEARNLAIANAQAALKAAIAH, from the coding sequence ATGACCCACATTCTCCATTTAGATGCGAGTCCGCGTGGCGATCGCTCCATCTCCCGCACACTCTCTAAAGAGTTCATTAACCAGTGGAAAACCACTCATCCCAACGACACCATCACTTACCGTGATATTGGGCATGACCCTGTTCCTTTTGTGAGCGAAGACTGGATCGCGGCTGCATTTACTCCGTCCGATCAACATACACCTGAGTTAGCCGCTGCAATTCAAGTTTCCAACGAATTGATCGACGAGTTTTTATCAGCCGATCGCTACGTTTTCAGTATCCCCATGTATAACTTCAGCATTCCTGCTAACTTCAAAGCTTATCTTGACCAGATTGTGCGAGCGGGACGTACATTCTCCGTTGATGAAACAGGTTACAAGGGACTAGTTCACAACAAGAAAATGACGATCATTATAGCGCAGGGAGGAGCCTACCCCGAAGGTAGCCCAACCCATACCTATGATTTACAAACACCCTATCTAAAACACATTTTCGGGTTTATTGGGATAACGGATATTGAGTTCGTCTATGCCGATAGCCTTAATCTTGGGGATGAAGCCCGGAATCTGGCGATCGCTAATGCCCAAGCTGCCTTAAAAGCAGCGATCGCTCATTAA
- a CDS encoding antibiotic biosynthesis monooxygenase has translation MQDPLVVGTDEEIHQVTAIISHFIRPGREQGYEEWLHGIATAAHQFQGHLGVNVIRPCNPAHPEYVAIVKFDHYNNLKTWLESSVRQDWLERLQPLIEKPETIQTLTGLETWFTLPNKPMKAPPPRYKMAIVTWLAVFFTISILNRLLVPLLAGLPVLLRTLLVTGLTVALLTYVIMPRLTQLFRTWLYPT, from the coding sequence ATGCAGGATCCACTAGTCGTGGGTACAGATGAAGAAATTCACCAGGTAACCGCCATCATTTCTCACTTCATTCGACCTGGGCGTGAGCAAGGATATGAGGAATGGTTGCATGGAATTGCGACGGCTGCTCATCAATTTCAGGGACATTTAGGGGTCAATGTGATTCGCCCCTGTAACCCCGCTCATCCTGAATATGTGGCAATTGTCAAGTTTGATCATTACAACAACCTTAAAACCTGGCTGGAATCCAGTGTGCGGCAAGACTGGCTGGAGCGGTTGCAGCCCTTAATTGAAAAGCCTGAAACCATTCAAACTCTAACGGGTCTGGAAACTTGGTTTACGCTTCCCAACAAACCCATGAAGGCTCCACCTCCGCGCTACAAAATGGCGATCGTGACATGGCTGGCAGTGTTTTTCACAATATCTATTCTCAATCGTTTGCTAGTACCACTCCTAGCTGGGCTTCCGGTATTGCTCAGAACCTTGTTGGTTACAGGTCTAACGGTTGCCCTGCTGACCTACGTGATTATGCCGCGCCTCACTCAACTCTTTCGCACATGGCTTTATCCCACTTGA
- a CDS encoding UBP-type zinc finger domain-containing protein, with translation MCQTCGKILCCDSSKNQHARRHYEESGHAVITSAELGEQWLWCFDDEQQKNY, from the coding sequence ATTTGTCAAACCTGCGGCAAAATACTGTGCTGCGACTCGTCTAAAAATCAGCACGCACGCCGTCATTATGAAGAAAGTGGACATGCGGTAATCACTTCAGCCGAATTGGGAGAACAATGGCTGTGGTGCTTTGACGATGAACAACAGAAGAACTATTGA
- a CDS encoding DUF5996 family protein, translating into MMSNQPTLTSTDIWPSLPLDAWQDTYVTLHMWTQIIGKIRFAKTPWINHSWHIPLYLTVRGLTTSTIPYGSRIFQIDFDFIDHELLIQTSEGARRAIALYPRSVADFYQTVMETLRELDLHITINTKPNEVPDPIRFEQDETHAAYDADYANRCWRVLLQSDRVFREFRSHFSGKVSPVHFFWGSFDLAVTRFSGRSAPEHPGGVPNLPDVVAKEAYSQEVSSAGFWPGAGLSYPAFYSYAYPEPDGFKQAEVRPDAAFYSKELGEFILPYDAVREAESPDQMLLEFLQSTYEAAARLGNWNQKELQQLTFKSQLHS; encoded by the coding sequence ATGATGTCAAATCAGCCTACTCTGACCTCAACGGATATTTGGCCGAGTTTACCCTTGGACGCATGGCAGGATACCTATGTCACCCTACACATGTGGACGCAAATCATCGGCAAAATCCGATTTGCCAAAACTCCGTGGATTAATCATTCCTGGCATATTCCCCTCTATTTAACCGTTCGGGGACTGACCACTTCCACGATTCCCTACGGCAGCCGGATCTTCCAAATCGACTTCGATTTCATTGATCATGAGCTGCTGATTCAAACCAGCGAAGGGGCAAGACGGGCGATCGCCCTCTACCCTCGCTCTGTTGCTGATTTTTATCAGACTGTGATGGAAACTCTGAGAGAATTAGATCTTCACATCACGATTAACACCAAACCGAATGAAGTTCCAGATCCGATTCGATTTGAGCAGGATGAAACCCATGCTGCTTATGATGCAGATTATGCCAATCGATGCTGGCGAGTGCTGCTACAGTCCGATCGAGTCTTTCGAGAATTTCGTTCACATTTTTCCGGCAAGGTTAGTCCGGTTCATTTTTTCTGGGGGAGTTTTGATTTAGCAGTGACTCGTTTTTCGGGGCGATCGGCTCCTGAGCATCCGGGAGGGGTGCCGAATTTGCCAGATGTAGTGGCAAAGGAAGCCTATTCCCAGGAAGTCAGTAGCGCCGGATTTTGGCCCGGAGCCGGGTTATCATACCCAGCGTTTTATTCCTATGCGTACCCAGAACCCGATGGGTTTAAGCAGGCTGAGGTTCGCCCTGATGCTGCATTTTACAGTAAGGAGTTGGGTGAATTTATTTTGCCCTATGACGCTGTCCGCGAGGCAGAATCACCGGATCAGATGTTGTTAGAGTTCTTGCAAAGCACCTACGAAGCTGCCGCCAGGTTAGGCAACTGGAATCAAAAGGAACTTCAGCAGTTGACGTTTAAGTCGCAACTGCATTCCTAA
- a CDS encoding relaxase/mobilization nuclease domain-containing protein produces the protein MQRPSLSLPHSEHLENDIWHEIAKKYLQAMGFDMNQYAVVRHRDRDHDHAHIVASRVRLDGTTVSDSWDYRRSEEVIRQLERDYGLRSLHSSHEKDNRSPTTGERRLLARTGEESVRVQLQRSLDQATQNSATLPQLVEQLQQQGIRVRVSYHQTGEIKGISYESNGIAFSGTHLGKAYTFIGLQKYRGVNYDSSKDAELIRTLIEPPIHSSTKMNSSSGALVHVSNIEENQRNEHVAKDCQKSKLPKHPQRELEL, from the coding sequence GTGCAACGCCCCTCCTTGAGCCTGCCCCATTCTGAGCATCTAGAAAATGATATCTGGCACGAAATTGCCAAAAAATACCTCCAGGCCATGGGCTTTGATATGAATCAGTATGCGGTAGTACGACATCGCGATCGCGACCACGATCATGCCCATATTGTTGCGAGTCGAGTGCGGCTGGATGGCACAACGGTTTCGGATAGCTGGGACTATCGTCGGAGTGAGGAAGTAATTCGCCAGTTGGAACGGGACTATGGCTTGCGTTCACTCCACTCAAGTCATGAAAAGGACAACCGCAGCCCCACGACTGGAGAGCGCCGGTTACTGGCTCGCACGGGTGAGGAGAGTGTGCGAGTGCAGCTTCAGCGATCGCTTGATCAAGCGACCCAAAATTCTGCCACCTTGCCGCAATTGGTTGAGCAATTGCAGCAGCAGGGAATTCGTGTTCGAGTGAGTTATCATCAGACGGGAGAAATAAAAGGCATTAGCTATGAATCCAACGGGATTGCTTTCAGTGGGACTCATTTAGGAAAAGCCTACACTTTCATCGGCTTGCAGAAATACCGGGGGGTGAATTATGACTCATCCAAAGATGCTGAATTAATCAGAACACTGATAGAACCACCCATCCATTCATCAACCAAAATGAATAGCAGTTCAGGCGCGCTTGTGCACGTGTCAAATATAGAAGAGAACCAACGAAACGAGCACGTAGCCAAGGATTGCCAAAAATCAAAATTGCCAAAACACCCACAACGAGAATTAGAACTTTAG